A window of Citrus sinensis cultivar Valencia sweet orange chromosome 7, DVS_A1.0, whole genome shotgun sequence contains these coding sequences:
- the LOC127898779 gene encoding disease resistance protein RPS5-like: MSNKKFVLLLDHIWELVDLSQVGLPVPCRTSASNKTVFTARELEVCGQMEAHKSFKVERLGYEDAWKLFEEKVGKEILDSHPDIPELAETVAKECGGLPLALITVGRAMASKKTPREWEHAIEVLRSSAYKFSGMESRVFSRLKISYDFLPGDETRFYLLYCSSYPEDYKIFVEDLIDCWICEGFLDEYDGFEHEIKDTLLFVSFFMHVCW, translated from the coding sequence ATGAGCAACAAAAAGTTTGTGTTATTATTGGATCACATATGGGAGCTGGTTGATCTATCTCAAGTGGGTTTACCTGTTCCATGCCGTACAAGTGCATCTAATAAGACAGTTTTCACAGCTCGGGAGCTTGAGGTTTGCGGCCAAATGGAAGCTCATAAATCATTCAAAGTGGAGCGCTTGGGATACGAGGACGCATGGAAATTATTTGAGGAGAAAGTCGGAAAAGAGATTCTTGATAGTCATCCTGATATTCCTGAGCTAGCTGAAACTGTGGCCAAAGAATGCGGTGGTTTGCCACTTGCTCTAATCACTGTCGGTCGAGCTATGGCATCCAAGAAGACACCTCGCGAGTGGGAACATGCAATTGAGGTGTTGAGAAGTTCAGCCTATAAATTTTCAGGTATGGAGAGCAGGGTATTTTCTCGTCTAAAGATAAGTTATGATTTTTTGCCCGGCGATGAAACTAGGTTTTATCTCCTGTATTGTAGTTCTTATCCggaagattataaaattttcgtAGAAGACTTGATAGACTGTTGGATATGTGAGGGATTTTTAGACGAATATGATGGATTTGAGCACGAAATCAAGGATACTCTGTTATTCGTGTCCTTCTTCATGCATGTCTGTTGGTAG
- the LOC127898780 gene encoding disease resistance protein RFL1-like: MMRGYSATNETAGASARVAFKSASSGYKVGRKVFKTLQQVQGLTNEGDFKEVPQPVPENLVDERPLPPTVVGLQSTFDRVWRCLMEEQMGIVGLYGMGEVGKTTLLTQINKKFLHTPNDFDFVIWVVASKDLQLEQIQGSIAKKISHGIAEVFKRNLRKYSRT, encoded by the exons ATGATGAGAGGATATTCAGCAACAAATGAGACGGCTGGAGCAAGTGCAAGGGTGGCTTTTAAGAGTGCAAG TTCCGGCTACAAGGTTGGGAGAAAAGTTTTCAAGACATTGCAACAGGTGCAGGGCTTAACGAACGAAGGAGATTTCAAAGAAGTGCCTCAGCCGGTGCCAGAAAATCTAGTAGATGAAAGACCTCTTCCACCAACCGTAGTGGGCTTGCAATCAACATTTGACAGAGTTTGGCGATGCCTGATGGAAGAACAGATGGGAATTGTTGGCCTCTACGGCATGGGAGAGGTGGGTAAAACCACCCTGTTGACGCAAATCAACAAGAAGTTCCTCCACACGcctaatgattttgatttcgTTATCTGGGTAGTGGCGTCTAAAGACTTGCAACTCGAACAGATTCAAGGAAGTATTGCAAAAAAGATTAGTCATGGAATAGCAGAAGTCTTCAAGAGAAATCTCAGGAAATATTCAAGAACATGA